Proteins from one Juglans microcarpa x Juglans regia isolate MS1-56 chromosome 6S, Jm3101_v1.0, whole genome shotgun sequence genomic window:
- the LOC121237609 gene encoding protein STAY-GREEN, chloroplastic-like — MGALTALPPLSSKLKQLSLFEQQISLFPYGKPTKKKNLSTVPVARLFGPAIFEASKLKVLFLGVDERKHPGNLPRTYTLTHSDITSKLTLAISQTINNCQLQGWYNRLQRDEVVAEWKKVKGKMSLHVHCHISGGHFLLDLCARLRYFIFSKELPVVLKAFFYGDGNLFKQYPELQESLVWVYFHSNVSEFNKVECWGPIKEAETPTYGVQKDKMQATPPSNKSLPQPCQGNCECCFPPMSLLTWSEEPPRMSESENENSCGTQHNRER, encoded by the exons ATGGGTGCGTTGACTGCCCTTCCTCCTCTCTCATCAAAGCTAAaacagctctctctctttgagcaacaaatctctctttttccttatgGAAAGCCAACCAAGAAGAAGAACCTGTCTACTGTTCCT GTAGCAAGATTGTTTGGACCGGCGATCTTTGAAGCTTCGAAGCTGAAGGTACTGTTCTTGGGAGTGGATGAAAGAAAGCACCCGGGGAACCTTCCAAGGACCTATACGCTTACGCATAGTGATATAACTTCTAAGCTCACTTTGGCCATCTCGCAGACAATAAACAACTGTCAA TTGCAAGGGTGGTACAACAGATTACAGAGAGATGAAGTGGTGGCAGAGTGGAAGAAAGTGAAGGGAAAGATGTCTCTTCATGTTCACTGTCATATAAGTGGAGGTCATTTTCTCTTGGATTTGTGTGCTAGGCTTAGGTACTTCATCTTCAGCAAAGAACTCCCTGTG GTTCTGAAGGCCTTTTTCTATGGAGACGGTAATTTGTTCAAGCAGTATCCGGAATTACAGGAGTCTTTGGTTTGGGTTTACTTTCACTCAAACGTTTCAGAGTTCAACAAGGTGGAATGCTGGGGCCCGATCAAGGAGGCTGAAACACCAACCTATGGCGTGCAAAAGGACAAGATGCAGGCAACCCCGCCAAGCAACAAGAGCTTGCCCCAACCATGCCAAGGAAATTGCGAATGTTGCTTTCCACCAATGAGCTTGCTCACATGGTCAGAAGAACCACCGCGAatgagtgagagtgaaaatgaaaatagttGTGGGACCCAACATAACCGTGAGCGGTAG